The proteins below come from a single Nitrospinota bacterium genomic window:
- a CDS encoding MBL fold metallo-hydrolase, protein MYEVKEICKNGESLPLRTDGHLRVVFLGTGSAFAKRRRQSNILIIQGDHHVLIDCGTQGPLALSDIGLDVLKVNCYLPTHSHADHIGGLEEVALTNRYGSPDPKNSKPDMIIQSDYQDSLWSKSLAGGMENCEFKQGRPLQLADFFNILRPSPANIEGRKYWSYQHGPIEVSLMRTRHFPDSAFSAEESQWCCGVLINRRVWISGDTMIDPEYISRFSELSEVMFHDCQLFQGGIHASYHELMTIPAPIRKKMFLYHYGDNWDRPETWVQATDGFSGTPVKDGFLGWTEQQVAYDFF, encoded by the coding sequence ATGTATGAAGTGAAGGAGATTTGTAAAAACGGTGAATCTCTCCCTTTACGGACGGATGGGCATTTACGCGTGGTTTTTCTTGGAACCGGTTCAGCTTTTGCGAAAAGGCGCAGGCAATCTAACATCCTTATTATCCAGGGAGACCATCATGTTCTCATTGACTGTGGGACTCAGGGGCCGTTGGCGCTTTCGGATATCGGGTTGGACGTGTTGAAGGTCAACTGCTACTTGCCGACCCACAGCCATGCCGACCATATCGGGGGGTTGGAGGAAGTTGCCCTCACCAACCGTTACGGGTCACCGGACCCAAAAAATTCCAAGCCGGACATGATTATTCAAAGCGATTACCAGGACAGTCTTTGGAGTAAGAGCCTTGCCGGGGGGATGGAAAACTGCGAATTCAAGCAGGGTCGGCCTCTGCAACTGGCGGATTTTTTTAATATTCTTCGCCCTTCTCCCGCAAATATAGAGGGCAGGAAATATTGGTCGTATCAGCACGGCCCGATTGAAGTCTCGCTCATGAGGACCCGTCATTTTCCGGATTCCGCTTTCAGCGCCGAAGAGTCGCAATGGTGCTGCGGGGTTTTAATCAACCGGCGCGTGTGGATTTCAGGCGATACCATGATTGATCCTGAATACATCAGTCGATTTTCTGAGTTATCGGAAGTCATGTTTCACGATTGTCAGTTGTTTCAGGGCGGTATCCATGCCTCCTATCACGAATTGATGACGATTCCGGCGCCCATCCGCAAAAAAATGTTTTTATATCATTACGGAGACAACTGGGATCGGCCCGAAACCTGGGTGCAGGCAACCGATGGGTTTTCCGGCACCCCCGTCAAGGATGGTTTTCTCGGCTGGACGGAACAGCAAGTGGCGTACGATTTTTTCTGA